The region GGGAAGCCGATGTGTGGCTGGCCACCTGCGCGGACGAACCGTTGACGCAGGTCGAGGCGGCGCGGCTGGAGGCATTGTGCGAGCGAACGGCGATCGCCACGGTCGCCGGCCGTGGGCGTTGGCTGCGCGGCGCGAGCCGACTGGCGCTTGGCGGAACAGCGACCGAAGGGTTGTTCTGGTCGGCCGATCTGAAGCAGCAAGTCGATGCTTGGTCGAAAGAAGTGTCGTTCGACGCGGCGCTGGTGTTTTGCTCCAGCATGGGGGCCTATCTGCCGCGGTCGTTGCCGGCCGAACGCGTCGTTTTGGATTTGGTGGATGTGGATAGCGAGAAGTGGCACAACTACGCGGCGCGGGCACGCGGGCCGGCGCGATGGCTATTTGACCTGGAGGGCCGTCGACTCCGAAGCTTGGAGCAAAAACTGGCCGCCCGGTCGCATGCTGTGGCGCTAGTGAGTGAGGCGGAAGCGCAACTGTTTCGCGGAATCGCGCCAAGCACTCCGGTGTTTGGCGTGCCCAACGGGGTTGATCTGGATTACTTTCACGCCACGCAGAGCGATGAAGCCGAGGGGCGGACCTGCGTCTTTGTGGGCGCGCTCGACTACCGGGCGAATATCGACGCAGTAACTTGGTTTTGCCATGAGGCGTGGCCCGAGGTGAGACGACGTCAGCCGCAAGCCACGCTATTGCTGGTGGGGCGCAAACCGACCGTCGCGGTGCGCCAATTGGATTCGATCGCCGGCGTGCGCGTGGTGGGGCAGGTGCCCGACGTGCGGCCTTATTTGGAGCAAGCCACAGTGGCGGTTGCGCCCTTGCGCATTGCGCGAGGCATACAGAACAAGGTGCTGGAAGCAGCGGCGATGTCTCGCGCGGTGGTGGTTTCGCCCGCCGCGCTAGAAGGTTTGGAGTTACAGCCGGGCCGCGAAGTTGAGTTGGCGGAAGATCCACGCGAGTGGGGAGAGAGGATCAGCGCGCTAATGAATGACGCGCCGCGGCGGCGTGCGCTGGCGATGGCGGCGCGGCGACATGTCGAAGCCAAGCACAGTTGGCAGGCTTGCTTTGAGCCGCTGGCGCGGTTATTGGGACTACGGCGCGAGCGGGTGGGCGCTAAGCCTGCGCCGCCCCTAGGCGAACCGGCGACGACATGAGGGGCGCTGCGCGGCGGTGGAGTCATCGGCGACGATTGGCGATCGCAACGGCGGCGTATGCGGCGCTGGCGATTTACGGCAGCCTGGCGCCGCTACGAATGGAAGCGCGGCGGGCGCAGGCTACTTGGGACGAGTACACGCTGCGCATGAGCGCGCCGATTGAAGTGAAATCGCGATCGGATTGGATGGCCAACATCTTGTTGTTCGCGCCGCTGGGGTTCTTGGCGGTCGGAGCGCTGACCATCGACCGGCCATTGCCGGTTGCGTGTGGGCTGGTCGCACTGGTGATTATTGGCTGCGCCGCGCTGAGCGCGGGGATCGAACTGACCCAGGTGTGGTTTCCGGATCGGACAGTGTCTCCCAACGACGTGGTGGCCGAAACTGTGGGCGCTGCGCTGGGAGCAGGACTGTGGTTGTTCGCGGGGCTGCCTTTGCTGGCGGCGTGGCGCCGCCTGCGGCAGCGGTTGCAATTGGATGGCCAATTGGGGCCCGTCGCGCTCTTGTACTCGATGTGGTTCGCGCTGTGGCAGTTCATGCCGCTGGAATTGACGCTATCGCCGGCCGATGTGTATCGCAAGTATCGGCGCGGACATGTGCTGGTTTTGCCGTTCTATGACCCTTCGGCCAGCTTGGGAGATTGGATTTGGCTGGTGGTGGTGACGGCGCTGACCTACTTGCCGCTGGGTTGCCTATTGGCCTATTGGCAAGCGATTGTCGGCGCGCCGCTGTCGGCGGCGCAGGCGCTGGGCTGGGGGGTGTTGATCAGCGGCTGTGCCGAGGCGGCCCAGCTCTTCGTGTTGTCGCGCGATGTGACCGCCACGGAGATCGTGTTGGGCGGCGCCTTCACGTTGATTGGCTGGCTGGCGGCGCGGCGCGCTGGAGTGACCGCGCGTGATGGCGTCGCGGCGACCGATCCGCGCCGCGCGACGCGTGGCGCGGCGATGTTGATGCTCGTCGCCTGGTGCGTTTTGATCGCGACGATGGTCTGGGAGCCGTTTGATTTTGTGTGGGATCTTGGCGCCGCGAGCGCCAAAGCGCGCGAAGTGACGTTGATTCCATTCGCCGACTACGAGCGTCAAGAGAACTTCCACTGGTTGCGGCACGCGGTGGAACATAGCGGGCTGTTCCTCGCCCTGGGTGTTTTGACGGGCGTTGCGGGCGGGCGCTGGCGAATCGCAGTATTGGCGGGCGCCGTAGTCTTCGCGGTGGTGGTCGAAGCAGGGCAGCTTTTGTTGCCAGGGCGCAACCCGAGCATCACCGACGCGATGTTGGCCGCAGTTTGCATTTTGATTGGCTGGTTCGCGAGCCGACGAGTCATTGTCTCGGCCGGGCAGGAGGAGTCGCCCACAGGAAACG is a window of Pirellulales bacterium DNA encoding:
- a CDS encoding TIGR03087 family PEP-CTERM/XrtA system glycosyltransferase, yielding MNRPRILYLAHRAPTAPDRGDRIRSYHWLTRLAREADVWLATCADEPLTQVEAARLEALCERTAIATVAGRGRWLRGASRLALGGTATEGLFWSADLKQQVDAWSKEVSFDAALVFCSSMGAYLPRSLPAERVVLDLVDVDSEKWHNYAARARGPARWLFDLEGRRLRSLEQKLAARSHAVALVSEAEAQLFRGIAPSTPVFGVPNGVDLDYFHATQSDEAEGRTCVFVGALDYRANIDAVTWFCHEAWPEVRRRQPQATLLLVGRKPTVAVRQLDSIAGVRVVGQVPDVRPYLEQATVAVAPLRIARGIQNKVLEAAAMSRAVVVSPAALEGLELQPGREVELAEDPREWGERISALMNDAPRRRALAMAARRHVEAKHSWQACFEPLARLLGLRRERVGAKPAPPLGEPATT
- a CDS encoding VanZ family protein → MAIATAAYAALAIYGSLAPLRMEARRAQATWDEYTLRMSAPIEVKSRSDWMANILLFAPLGFLAVGALTIDRPLPVACGLVALVIIGCAALSAGIELTQVWFPDRTVSPNDVVAETVGAALGAGLWLFAGLPLLAAWRRLRQRLQLDGQLGPVALLYSMWFALWQFMPLELTLSPADVYRKYRRGHVLVLPFYDPSASLGDWIWLVVVTALTYLPLGCLLAYWQAIVGAPLSAAQALGWGVLISGCAEAAQLFVLSRDVTATEIVLGGAFTLIGWLAARRAGVTARDGVAATDPRRATRGAAMLMLVAWCVLIATMVWEPFDFVWDLGAASAKAREVTLIPFADYERQENFHWLRHAVEHSGLFLALGVLTGVAGGRWRIAVLAGAVVFAVVVEAGQLLLPGRNPSITDAMLAAVCILIGWFASRRVIVSAGQEESPTGNEAARGLIVGGTR